In the genome of Pseudoalteromonas rubra, one region contains:
- a CDS encoding PLP-dependent aminotransferase family protein, whose translation MSKQAKYKVLAEQFICAMDGGEYPQDQPLPSLRQLSALHQVSMTTALACYRYLESLGYIRADPKRGFFPCSEHTPPPLTEHAQFNVQISTLPKTPPRRLRSGFATAQLDASLIDTQQLRASLNRTMRGNLSMFNYGDPLGEPVLRRALSEHLKMQGFMLQEQALIITQGCLDAVKTALEITTKEQEVIAIPSPCYTGLLDTLSVMGRQVLEIPSNQDGIDLVQLENAMARQTIAACLISANFQNPTGHSLSTQQKQSLARMAKQYQIPVIEDDVYRELSHTGTTPLPVKHFDEDGWVIWCSSISKTLAPGFRLGWCAPGRFHQTYSDLIRVRSLGCNRPLQLALADYISRGHYARYLKKLNQTLALQCSRYIQILTQLLPANINLSRPQGGLVLWFELPQVDTQQLQAQLRDEQIYILCGDAFSTTELYHNYVRLNFGQCLSSEIESQLVRFTQLVDQNRCQKSVKGETKTGTKPA comes from the coding sequence ATGAGCAAACAGGCAAAATACAAAGTATTAGCAGAGCAGTTTATCTGTGCCATGGACGGCGGGGAATATCCACAAGATCAGCCTTTGCCATCATTACGTCAACTCAGTGCCCTGCATCAGGTCAGTATGACCACGGCACTGGCCTGTTATAGATATCTTGAGTCTCTCGGCTACATTCGCGCAGATCCCAAACGCGGCTTTTTTCCCTGCTCAGAACACACTCCGCCCCCACTTACTGAGCATGCACAATTTAATGTCCAGATCAGTACGTTACCGAAAACCCCACCACGACGACTCAGGTCGGGATTTGCCACCGCACAGCTCGACGCCAGCCTGATAGATACGCAGCAACTGCGTGCCTCACTGAACCGAACGATGAGAGGCAATCTCAGCATGTTTAATTATGGCGATCCACTCGGTGAGCCAGTACTGAGGCGAGCCCTGTCAGAGCACCTCAAAATGCAAGGCTTTATGTTGCAGGAACAGGCATTGATCATCACACAGGGCTGCCTGGATGCGGTAAAAACAGCGCTGGAGATCACAACCAAAGAGCAGGAAGTGATAGCAATCCCTTCGCCATGCTATACCGGCTTACTGGATACACTGAGTGTAATGGGCAGGCAAGTACTGGAAATCCCCAGTAACCAGGATGGTATAGATCTGGTCCAGTTAGAAAATGCCATGGCCAGGCAAACAATTGCAGCCTGCCTGATCAGCGCTAACTTTCAAAACCCAACGGGCCACAGCCTCAGCACACAACAAAAGCAGTCTCTCGCACGGATGGCAAAACAATATCAAATCCCGGTGATCGAAGACGATGTCTATCGGGAACTCAGCCACACGGGCACGACGCCGTTGCCTGTAAAGCATTTTGATGAAGACGGCTGGGTAATATGGTGCAGCAGTATTTCCAAGACACTGGCGCCTGGGTTCAGGCTTGGCTGGTGTGCACCTGGACGTTTTCACCAAACCTATAGCGACCTGATCCGGGTTCGTTCTTTAGGCTGTAACCGACCGCTCCAGTTGGCACTGGCAGATTATATCAGCCGGGGACATTACGCCCGCTATCTGAAAAAACTCAACCAGACGCTTGCCTTACAATGCAGCCGATACATCCAGATTTTGACACAATTGCTACCAGCTAACATCAACCTCAGCCGTCCCCAGGGTGGGCTGGTATTGTGGTTTGAGTTACCACAGGTCGATACTCAGCAACTTCAGGCACAACTGCGTGATGAGCAGATTTATATACTCTGTGGCGATGCGTTTTCGACGACTGAACTCTATCATAACTATGTTCGGCTGAACTTTGGTCAATGCCTGAGCTCAGAAATTGAATCACAGCTTGTTCGTTTTACTCAACTCGTCGACCAGAATCGGTGTCAAAAATCAGTCAAAGGTGAAACTAAAACTGGTACAAAACCTGCTTAA
- a CDS encoding pyridoxal phosphate-dependent decarboxylase family protein, whose product MHSLLSQSLPTYTQLLAALEQACNEFRDSLDTRRVSNPNACLEARALGDQPAGFEAFSQIFNDEIAPQLSASNGGRYWGFVTGGANPVATYADWLVTLYNQNVSKGGDSVASQVERQAIKWLTELFELPAVFEGVMTTGATAANVLGAMTARQEAGLRQGIDVAKVGCKDLDCTVFAATPHASMVKALGLAGLGQESWVQIAREPGTEAMEIDDLARKLSECDSPGKIVIASAATVTGTDYDDLTRVAQLCRRHKAWLHVDGAFGIFERLLSGPNGKTQGIELADSITLDCHKWLNVPYDCGVFLTRHPHTLFATCNVDAPYLANSEEAFPFMSLGIENSRRFRALPVWATLLAYGKQGIKAQIQRNVTQAATLANWIDASSEYELVKPCELNVVVFSASAANTYDTEALLAQLNKAGQVFMTPGRWLGSPVIRCAFSNWRTEQRDVELAIAELSRLAN is encoded by the coding sequence ATGCATTCATTATTATCTCAATCTTTACCAACTTATACGCAGTTGCTTGCAGCGTTGGAGCAAGCATGCAATGAGTTTCGGGACTCGCTTGATACCCGCAGGGTAAGCAATCCGAACGCATGTCTGGAAGCGCGAGCGCTCGGCGATCAGCCTGCGGGATTCGAGGCATTCAGCCAGATTTTTAACGACGAAATCGCACCACAGCTTTCAGCCAGTAACGGCGGGCGTTATTGGGGATTTGTCACCGGTGGCGCGAATCCTGTTGCGACTTATGCCGACTGGCTGGTCACCTTGTACAACCAAAATGTATCGAAAGGCGGAGATTCGGTTGCCAGCCAGGTAGAACGCCAGGCTATCAAATGGTTAACAGAGTTATTTGAGCTTCCCGCGGTGTTTGAGGGAGTGATGACCACTGGTGCGACAGCCGCCAATGTGTTGGGCGCAATGACTGCCAGGCAGGAAGCTGGACTGAGACAAGGGATAGACGTTGCGAAAGTCGGATGCAAAGATTTGGATTGCACTGTGTTTGCCGCGACGCCTCATGCCAGTATGGTTAAAGCGCTCGGGCTGGCAGGGTTAGGTCAGGAAAGCTGGGTCCAGATTGCCAGAGAACCCGGTACTGAAGCCATGGAGATAGACGATCTGGCCCGCAAGCTGAGTGAGTGTGATAGCCCGGGAAAAATCGTGATTGCCAGTGCAGCAACGGTGACCGGAACAGATTATGACGATCTTACTCGGGTAGCGCAGCTATGTCGCCGACATAAGGCCTGGTTACATGTGGATGGTGCATTTGGTATTTTTGAGCGACTACTGAGTGGCCCAAATGGTAAAACACAAGGGATTGAACTGGCAGATAGCATTACACTGGATTGTCACAAGTGGTTAAATGTACCCTATGACTGCGGCGTATTTTTGACTCGCCATCCGCATACTTTGTTTGCAACCTGCAATGTGGATGCACCTTATTTGGCAAACAGCGAAGAGGCGTTTCCTTTTATGTCTTTGGGAATTGAAAACTCAAGACGTTTTAGAGCCTTGCCTGTCTGGGCTACTTTGCTCGCTTATGGTAAACAAGGTATCAAGGCGCAGATCCAACGAAACGTGACGCAGGCGGCAACTTTGGCCAACTGGATCGATGCTTCATCAGAGTATGAACTTGTGAAACCCTGTGAGTTGAATGTGGTTGTGTTCTCGGCCAGCGCAGCAAATACCTATGATACGGAGGCTCTGTTGGCACAGTTAAATAAAGCTGGTCAGGTATTTATGACGCCGGGCAGGTGGCTGGGGAGCCCTGTGATACGGTGTGCATTTAGCAACTGGCGTACTGAACAACGAGATGTCGAATTGGCCATTGCGGAGCTATCCCGGCTAGCAAACTAA
- a CDS encoding PKD domain-containing protein, with protein sequence MKSLKLLLAAFGLTAILAGCGGSSDSGPSPNPNPNPNPGGENQAPSVSITGDNEALERTAVSLKANATDSDGEIASYSWSVTSGPATTLNNSTTSDVSFTTPEVTTDTAMTIAVTVTDDDGATSTATKSFTVKRLVRSVTLNGIVTDAPVANASLMVYVGDESFPATAGNDGTYTIQLDVDDSAVNRLIRIQANGGTNQENVEFYSQLESFAAVATQAGDDGIVNSSENFGVNITNVTTAEYALVTRSVGGVPQTTDQLNNALVGVDANEKLTLSALIKLVVDGSGDTKFSLPAGANNTFELVSSQSAIDELTNTINDTDPTLIDTTKESIKNDDKLVDNGEGSIVGSYLIGSTRYFRSHFTEMTLNEDGTGTFTDHTSGTITWTQATDGAVSIVFGDGIFSPRHSCKNAEGMSYTCYSRYKTATFSIYDDNDFAKAISLTGVRDEIKADDDTVLNADVSDTEDFTMVVRGNTITPTAAQMQGVWHFDQMYYLMAGETGNEYYLPQASKMMFNQDGTGKSTLPGGTERDFSWEVSANNLVVMLAKTDTMEAQTLTYWLLKSLQGGFQFWAITNDAVATEPDKMASMTHRHRTGIMMPEQNVTLNNAMALGRFVPYQGANLPQNYFFDNYINGVTYSQLNKYTQSWVVNNNTLSTNFYYDNVNQRNVYQCPEDATPESCVINSSNSYDVLSMDGNTWYVRVGFTNIFDPGTFSTYLLKYVKTETTLTQFDYMWMDNRIFHILNGGFQAELKYYFLNYSDDDTFTRVIRDSNFSEIGTYSVKSGKLHSDESGSVTVSDLKGFDRDYIKVCNYPLDTNCDQGEEMTYYLNAGAADKANMIQPPVPVYSTDPLNGAWYDPNEPDFVVVIRDGKWVHMELKSDDTPDAMAGLEVGYASWDDSTGEFMVDKVFDANGSYGFDSALKHTMMIDGNTLTVDVEGEPSFTFTRLIDANNPLIGAYVEYPLDSGRIWVSAFMPGNKFFEADYESADSAMAGINYGSFSYDASTGQTELTFELNQLADSDTRFAMFLNGDVIQWKDGNDLGIVQRVKPMSGQPMLDSHTLMYERYALINGDQTMYVEFHSGNLAEMVTEGKTRAFTWSVNQGQLMLMANTPASGLSAEGYVISPSSMLNDGWKVSVLKMMEPDPATENDPTSSYMRFDADMRR encoded by the coding sequence ATGAAAAGTCTAAAATTACTACTAGCAGCCTTTGGCCTGACAGCCATATTGGCTGGGTGTGGCGGCTCATCTGATAGTGGCCCCTCACCCAACCCAAACCCAAATCCCAACCCTGGTGGAGAAAACCAGGCACCTTCGGTCAGTATTACTGGCGATAACGAAGCACTTGAGAGAACTGCTGTGTCGCTGAAAGCCAATGCGACAGACAGCGATGGCGAAATCGCCAGCTACAGCTGGAGTGTCACATCAGGTCCTGCAACGACATTAAACAACAGCACAACCAGCGATGTCAGCTTCACAACGCCCGAAGTAACCACAGATACCGCCATGACTATTGCGGTGACCGTAACCGATGACGATGGTGCAACTTCCACAGCCACGAAAAGCTTCACCGTTAAACGTTTGGTGAGATCAGTCACACTTAACGGTATAGTGACCGATGCACCAGTCGCAAATGCCTCTTTGATGGTGTACGTAGGCGATGAATCCTTTCCGGCGACCGCGGGTAACGATGGTACTTACACCATTCAACTTGATGTTGATGACTCAGCGGTTAATCGGCTCATTCGTATTCAGGCCAATGGTGGAACCAACCAGGAAAATGTCGAGTTCTATTCACAGCTTGAGAGCTTTGCGGCTGTCGCGACTCAGGCTGGTGACGACGGCATAGTCAATAGCAGCGAGAACTTTGGTGTGAACATTACCAATGTAACAACTGCAGAATACGCGCTGGTTACACGCTCCGTGGGCGGTGTACCGCAAACCACAGACCAGCTGAACAATGCGCTGGTCGGGGTTGATGCCAACGAAAAACTGACCTTATCCGCACTGATAAAGCTGGTTGTTGATGGCAGCGGCGATACCAAATTCTCATTACCTGCGGGTGCAAACAACACCTTTGAACTGGTTTCAAGCCAAAGTGCCATTGATGAGCTGACGAATACAATCAATGACACGGACCCGACTTTAATTGACACAACCAAAGAATCCATTAAAAACGACGACAAGCTCGTTGATAATGGCGAAGGCTCCATTGTTGGTTCCTACCTGATTGGCTCAACAAGATACTTCCGTAGCCACTTTACCGAAATGACATTAAACGAGGACGGCACAGGCACATTCACCGATCATACCAGCGGTACCATCACCTGGACACAAGCGACTGACGGAGCAGTGAGTATTGTTTTTGGTGACGGTATTTTCTCACCCAGGCACAGCTGTAAAAATGCCGAAGGCATGAGCTATACCTGCTACTCACGGTACAAAACCGCAACGTTCAGCATTTACGATGACAATGACTTTGCCAAAGCAATCAGCCTGACCGGCGTGCGTGATGAGATCAAAGCCGATGACGATACCGTTTTAAATGCGGATGTGTCTGACACTGAAGATTTCACTATGGTTGTGCGTGGCAACACCATTACCCCCACTGCAGCGCAAATGCAGGGAGTATGGCACTTTGATCAAATGTACTACCTGATGGCGGGTGAAACAGGCAACGAGTACTACCTTCCGCAAGCCAGTAAAATGATGTTTAACCAGGATGGCACCGGTAAATCGACCTTACCTGGTGGCACCGAGCGTGATTTCAGCTGGGAAGTGAGTGCTAATAATCTGGTTGTGATGCTTGCCAAAACTGACACAATGGAAGCACAAACACTCACCTACTGGTTATTAAAGTCTCTGCAAGGTGGATTCCAATTCTGGGCAATTACCAATGATGCTGTGGCCACTGAACCAGACAAGATGGCGTCAATGACGCACCGTCACCGCACCGGTATCATGATGCCTGAACAAAATGTCACCCTGAATAATGCGATGGCACTTGGGCGCTTTGTTCCTTACCAAGGGGCAAACCTGCCGCAAAATTACTTCTTCGACAACTATATCAATGGTGTTACCTATTCACAGCTGAATAAGTACACTCAGTCCTGGGTAGTAAATAATAATACCCTCTCTACCAACTTTTACTACGACAATGTAAATCAGCGTAATGTATACCAATGTCCTGAAGACGCTACACCTGAGAGCTGTGTCATTAACTCCAGCAACAGCTATGATGTCCTCTCAATGGATGGTAACACTTGGTATGTACGCGTTGGCTTTACCAATATATTTGACCCGGGCACGTTCTCTACTTATTTGCTCAAATACGTGAAAACTGAAACGACCTTAACTCAATTTGACTATATGTGGATGGATAACCGTATTTTCCACATTCTGAACGGCGGTTTTCAGGCCGAGTTAAAATACTACTTCCTGAATTACAGCGACGATGACACCTTTACCCGGGTAATTCGTGACAGTAACTTTAGCGAAATTGGTACTTACTCTGTTAAGTCAGGCAAGCTACATTCTGATGAGTCTGGGTCGGTTACAGTGAGTGACCTGAAAGGCTTTGATCGCGACTATATCAAGGTTTGTAATTACCCATTAGACACTAACTGCGACCAGGGTGAGGAAATGACCTACTACCTCAATGCTGGCGCAGCAGACAAAGCAAATATGATACAACCTCCAGTGCCAGTTTACTCAACCGACCCACTTAACGGCGCCTGGTATGACCCGAACGAGCCCGACTTTGTCGTGGTGATCCGTGACGGTAAATGGGTGCATATGGAATTAAAATCAGACGACACTCCTGATGCGATGGCGGGTCTGGAAGTCGGTTATGCCAGTTGGGATGACAGCACAGGTGAGTTTATGGTTGATAAAGTATTTGACGCCAATGGTTCGTATGGCTTTGATTCTGCGCTCAAACACACCATGATGATAGATGGAAATACCCTGACAGTCGATGTTGAGGGTGAGCCCTCGTTCACCTTCACCCGTCTGATAGACGCAAATAACCCCTTGATCGGAGCATATGTTGAGTATCCACTGGATAGCGGACGGATCTGGGTAAGCGCATTCATGCCCGGTAACAAGTTCTTTGAAGCAGACTATGAAAGCGCCGATTCTGCCATGGCTGGAATCAACTATGGTAGCTTTAGCTATGATGCCAGCACGGGCCAAACTGAGCTAACGTTTGAACTGAATCAGCTCGCAGACAGTGACACGCGATTCGCCATGTTCCTGAACGGCGATGTGATCCAGTGGAAAGATGGCAATGACCTGGGCATAGTACAACGTGTTAAACCTATGTCTGGTCAACCTATGCTCGATAGCCACACTCTGATGTATGAACGCTATGCGCTTATCAATGGCGATCAGACTATGTATGTGGAGTTCCATAGCGGGAACTTAGCTGAGATGGTCACAGAAGGTAAAACTCGTGCCTTCACTTGGTCAGTGAATCAGGGACAATTGATGCTGATGGCAAACACCCCAGCTTCAGGGCTGAGTGCTGAAGGTTATGTCATTTCACCCAGCTCTATGCTCAATGATGGCTGGAAAGTGTCTGTGCTGAAAATGATGGAGCCGGACCCAGCCACTGAAAACGACCCAACCAGCTCATATATGCGATTTGATGCAGATATGCGCCGATAA